The genomic interval TTTCACTGCCAATTCCAGCATCAATCAGCATCTTTAAGCCATTTGCTTGCACAAGAATTGGATCTGTTCTCAGTTCAATTTGATTGTTTTCATTTGATGGATATTTTCTAATCCATAATGGTTTAGGTACCACGCCAAACATTGCACCGCCATCTAAATTCGTAACCCCGCCATTTAACCAAGTCAAAGTAATTTCGCCAATTTGTAAAGTTTCCATTATACCCCTCCTTATCAACAGTTTAACATTAATATTTCAAAAAAATAACAATTTTCCACAAAAAAAGACATCTTAATAGATGCCTTTTAATAGATTATTGAAATCTTGCTTCTAATCGATAAATTCGATCGCCTTTGCTTGAGAATTTCTCTTCATATTCCGTCATAATATTTCCTTCAAAATCACTGTTATGCAAATCTAGGCTAATAAATGTAAGCAGCATACCATATTCTGATATACTCATTAACGAAGACTCAAACAATCCTTGATTATCCGTTTTGAAATGAATCTCACCTTGATTTGGCAAAATATCCTCATAAATACTAAGGAAGGTTTTATATGTTAAACGGCGCTTTGCATGGCGTTTTTTCGGCCATGGATCGGAAAAGTTTAAGTAAACACGATTGACTTCTCCTTTGTCGAAGTAATCCCGTAAATTTACAGCATCTATATTCATCAACTTTAAGTTCGGTAATTCATTTTCAATTAATAAATCCAATGCTGTGACAATGACACTTGTAAAGACTTCAATTCCAATGAAATTGACATTAGGATGAGCTTTTGCCATTTCTGTCATAAAACGACCTTTTCCTGTTCCTACTTCAATATAAATTGGATTGTTATTTCCAAATACTTCTTGCCATTTTCCTTTATGGCTTTCCGGCTGCTGAATCACATATTGCGGAAAATCTTTTAAACGCTCTTCAGCCCATGGTTTATGTCTTACACGCATGATGACACCCCTATAATTCATAAATTTCATTCATAACATAATATAACTCAACAATTATTCGTACAAGCGGGCAGCTCCTATCCTTTTTGCTCGTATAAAACATTCGAGAACACGTACTATAAGAGAGAAAGGCCCTATAAAACACATGATTCATTTTGAATTTATTTAAACTAAGCTCCTACCCTAAGAAACGAAGGTGAATATATGCCATTATCTCACGAACATCAACTTTCATTACTAACAGATATTCTCAGTAACCACAAAACTGATTGCTGCGGGTCCGTTTCTGAATGTGAACAAGTCAAAAGACTTGCCGCAGCTTTGCTCGGCAATCAACACATCGATAGTCATGTCAAAACCATATTGACTGATATTTATACCTACAGTCAAAATGGAATAAATACAAACAATTTAGAAGAACATATTACCTCACATCAAGACAGTTTAACTCAGTGGGTTGATGATATTCATCAATTCAGTTAGTTTAACTCGCTAAAATATTAGCGAGTTTTTTAATCAGCTGATCTCTTTCTTCTATTCTACTTTTCGTATCATGCCATTTAATCGACAATAGCGCTTGTGAAGTGGTATGCCATTTCATTCTCATTTCCAAACATGCATCTAACGTTTTTCCATAACGCTCTAGCCACTGCCCCCATTGTGAACGCGGCACATAAGAATACAAAAGCATACCTAGATCAATCGCTGGATCAGCAATAACAGCTTCATCCCAATCAATTAAGAATAATTCATCACTTTCTGTAATTAACCAATTGTTATGATTGACATCACAATGACAAACAACCCATTCATCACATTCAATCAATAAAAGATGGTTTTTCAGAAAAAGAATGCCTTCCTCAATAATTGACATTTGCGCTAATTCTGTAGTCAGTTCTGTAGTAATTTGTGTAAGTATACTCTCAGGTCTTAAAGGAGATTTTCCAAGCCGCTTTAGCATGCTTAGTAACGGGGCTGACTGATGAATCTTTTGCAGCATCTCCGCTACACGATTATCATTCATTTCCCGTTGAGACAATTCTCTGCCTGGAAGCCACTGCTGAGCCGTAATCACATCTCCATTCTCAAGGCGTCTTGTCCACATTAACTTGGGAACAATCCCCTCAGCTGATAACACAGCAAGAAATGGCGATGAATTACGTTTCAGGAAAAGTTTTTGATCATCTTTAACAGCAATGAACGCTTCTCCTGTAGCTCCTCCAGCAGGAGAGATTTCCCACTCCTGACCTAATAAATGTTCCAACTGGTTCACCTTCAATTTCCTCGCTTAATAGACAAGCATAAGTGCCGTTCAGCCACACAAGACTGGGCGCTAGAGCTAAACATCTGTATTCATTATTTCTACGTATATAAACATACATAATATATGCATTAATCACCAATAAAAAATAGCTATTGAGCAATTTTACAATAGCCATAAAATAAATTTTAGTTGAAACCTTGTTTCCTCGTCAAGTAGTATACACAGATTCCCCTTAGAAAACATGCTGATTCATTAAATTACCATCATAACTTACGAAGTTTGATTATCCTCAATCTGCTCGCTATCCTCTACTTGCCATTCCATTCTTTTTGCTGATGTTGTTTGACAATACTCCAATAACGCCTGTGCACCTTTTAATTGCTGATGCTTCAAAGGAGCAGATCCTTTACGAATTTTTTCAAACCAATCTGGAAAACTCCGCTTATCAATAATCTCTGTACCATACGGAGCAAGCGGATAATCAATGTAGCCATTACGTGAGAGAACGACCTTCTTAATCGGTAATGTCACTTCATATAGCTGAAAAAGCTGCGATACAATGTTCTCCATTCGATTAGCTGAAATCATTGGATTTAGCACTTTTTTATTTGGATACTTATGGTGCCTGCGTAACCAGAACTTTTCACTAGAGCCAGCAAACGCAGCATCTTCTTCCGCTTCTAAAAACGTAATACACCAAGCATCGGTCGGCGAAATAACAATGATGTCCACCTCGACAGGAGCATTCTTCAATCGAAATACCGGCTTGTACATGACAAGAAATGTATCAGGGAATCTTTGTAAAAAGAAGCGCAGTTTCTCATCTAAAAAGAAGGAAGAATCGACAAATGATTTTTCATGAATCGTTGAGCTGCCCCACTTCATCTGAAAGCGAAGCAATTGATTCAAAAAGGTTTGCTTTAAGTCCGCTAAACTCCCTATATCAGCAGGAATATGTAAGGAGAAAATATTATCTTCTCTTTTTGGAACCTCAGTTTCTACTTTGACTTCTTCCTCCTTATTTCGGCGGAACATTCCTTTTACCCTTTTGAAAATGCCTTTTTTCTCCTCTTCGTATGCATTTTCAATCAAGTCCGCTTCATAGGACGAGCTGAATAATTGCTCTAATTCCCCGTCTTGATACGCGGCTTTTAACTTATCCCATTGTTGTTTTTTTAATTTGATAAACTGTGACGGATATCGATAAATATCCTGCTCATAGCGCGATACATAATCTTGCAATTTTATGAGCTGTGCCATCTACATTACCACCAGTCTTATTGTAATTGTATGGAACAAATCGGTTCATACGATGGCGATGCTCCGATATGTGTTTGATACAGTGTAATCGCTGAAGCTAAAAAGCTCTTTGACTCTAATCCTGTTAAAGACGAAGCTTGCTGGAGTGAAAAAGCTTCCTCCCCATTATATTTTCGCGCCAATGTAATATGCGGCTTAAACGGTTTAGGATCAAGAGAAAAGCCCGTTTCTAGACAGGCTTGATACACCTTTTTTTGAACATCAAACAACCTTTGTTCAAACTCTACGCCTGCCCATAAAATACGCGGATAATCGTCTCTCCCAAACGTTCCTATCTCATCCAGAATTAACGGAAAAGCTGCTTCCTTTTCTAACGTTCGTTTCACATGGGCTGCTGCTTCGTTTCGCATCGATTCTGAAGCATGTCCCAAAAAAGCCATCGTAATATGATAATCGGCAGGATGGAGCCATTTCTTAAATGGAAATGCCATTTTAAGTTGTTCTATTCGATCATATAGCTCTTTTTTTAGTTCATCCGGCAACGTTAAGGCAAAGAAAAAGTGAGTATTCGCCATGCTAAACGCATCCCTTCTAAAATCTTTTATATTTTAACATACCATCAAATCTTTTATAGATGTTTCATGTAACGAAATTAGAACTGATATAATGTTCTCGTACAAAGTTCCATACTAGTTTTTACTTTATCTATCTTATTTATAGGGTTGCTAACTAAAGAAATATTTATTTAGAAATCGACCACCTCGATTTAAAACAAAAAAGGCGATGTTGATTAAACTTTTGTACTACATATGTGCTTTTCCCTTTATACCCAGAACAAAAAAACTCCTGCCACATTTGGACAAGAGTTTCATTCCATTACGCTTTAAGCATACCACATTGTCTTTCAATTTCTTCCCGGAAATAGACTTGCAATTGTCTCGTAATTGGACCTGTTTGTCCATCGTTGATCATCTTCCCGTCAATGCTGACAATCGGAGTCACTTCCACACCCGTACTTGTGTACAGAACTTCATCTGCTGCCAGCACATCGGCTATAGAAAACGCCTCTTCTACAACTGGGATTCCATTTGCCTGACAAAGCTGCAGCATCACTTGACGAGTAATTCCATTCAAAATCAAATTGTTCGCTGGATGTGTTTTCAGCGTACCATCAACAATAATAGAAACATTGGATGAACTTCCTTCTGTTACTATTCCATCGCGATGCAGTACTGCCTCCGCACACCCTGCTTCCACAGCTTCTTGCTTAGCCAAAATATTACCGAGTAAATTCAAGCTTTTAATATTGCAGCGTAACCAACGCACGTCATCTGTTAGTAAAGCTTTCACACCAGGCTTCACTTCTCCAGCGTATGGTATTTCCTTCGTATAAGCGACAAAAACAGGCTCCACCTCTTCAGTTGGAAAAGCATGATTTCGCGGTGACGCCCCTCTCGTTAATTGCATATACACAATCCCAAATGTCAGCCCGTCTTTCACAATCAATGCCTCTAATTTTGCCTTTAACTCATCTAGTGTAAACGGCACTTTTATACGAATAAACTTAGCACTCTCAAACAAGCGCTTTAAATGCATCTCACTTGCGAATAATCGACCATTATAAACACGAATTACTTCATACACGCCATCTCCAAATTGATAACCGCGGTCCTCCACATCAATTTTTACAGCAGAACGAGTTATTAACTCGCCATTAAAAATTAAATTCCCCATCTTTGTTTATTCTCCTTATCTTGCTAATTCATAAATCGCATGCGCATAGATGGCCGCTGCCTTTAACATATCTTCAATTTCAATATACTCATCTTTTTGATGCGCAATATCTTCGCTCCCCGGGAACAACGGCCCAAATGCTACCCCTGCCTTCAGCGAACGAGCATATGTGCCGCCGCCGATGGATAGCAGCGCCGCTTTTTCTCCTGTCTCTTCTTCGTATACTTTTTGTAATGTTTGAACTAAGAAACTATCTTGGTCTACATGATGCGGCATAGAATTTGAAAAAGATTCAACACGCCATTGAAACTTCAATAGTTTCGCTGTTAATGTCTCTTTTCCTTTTTCCCAATCAAATGTAACAGGATAACGCATGGTAAAACCAATGCTGCTGTCTTTACCTTTTGAATAAATAAATTTACCGGCATTGATCGTTAAATCACCAGTGATTTCATCATGGTATGCTATACCTAGTTTATTGCCACGCGAATCTTCAAACAGATAATCGCGAATGAAGGTAAAATAAGTTTTCGCGTGTTCATCCACTTGTAAATCCGCTAAAAAGGAAGCTAGAAACAGCCCTGCATTCACC from Peribacillus asahii carries:
- the trmB gene encoding tRNA (guanosine(46)-N7)-methyltransferase TrmB, whose amino-acid sequence is MRVRHKPWAEERLKDFPQYVIQQPESHKGKWQEVFGNNNPIYIEVGTGKGRFMTEMAKAHPNVNFIGIEVFTSVIVTALDLLIENELPNLKLMNIDAVNLRDYFDKGEVNRVYLNFSDPWPKKRHAKRRLTYKTFLSIYEDILPNQGEIHFKTDNQGLFESSLMSISEYGMLLTFISLDLHNSDFEGNIMTEYEEKFSSKGDRIYRLEARFQ
- a CDS encoding YtzH-like family protein; this encodes MPLSHEHQLSLLTDILSNHKTDCCGSVSECEQVKRLAAALLGNQHIDSHVKTILTDIYTYSQNGINTNNLEEHITSHQDSLTQWVDDIHQFS
- a CDS encoding phosphotransferase family protein, which gives rise to MEHLLGQEWEISPAGGATGEAFIAVKDDQKLFLKRNSSPFLAVLSAEGIVPKLMWTRRLENGDVITAQQWLPGRELSQREMNDNRVAEMLQKIHQSAPLLSMLKRLGKSPLRPESILTQITTELTTELAQMSIIEEGILFLKNHLLLIECDEWVVCHCDVNHNNWLITESDELFLIDWDEAVIADPAIDLGMLLYSYVPRSQWGQWLERYGKTLDACLEMRMKWHTTSQALLSIKWHDTKSRIEERDQLIKKLANILAS
- a CDS encoding NERD domain-containing protein, whose translation is MAQLIKLQDYVSRYEQDIYRYPSQFIKLKKQQWDKLKAAYQDGELEQLFSSSYEADLIENAYEEEKKGIFKRVKGMFRRNKEEEVKVETEVPKREDNIFSLHIPADIGSLADLKQTFLNQLLRFQMKWGSSTIHEKSFVDSSFFLDEKLRFFLQRFPDTFLVMYKPVFRLKNAPVEVDIIVISPTDAWCITFLEAEEDAAFAGSSEKFWLRRHHKYPNKKVLNPMISANRMENIVSQLFQLYEVTLPIKKVVLSRNGYIDYPLAPYGTEIIDKRSFPDWFEKIRKGSAPLKHQQLKGAQALLEYCQTTSAKRMEWQVEDSEQIEDNQTS
- the thpR gene encoding RNA 2',3'-cyclic phosphodiesterase, with the protein product MANTHFFFALTLPDELKKELYDRIEQLKMAFPFKKWLHPADYHITMAFLGHASESMRNEAAAHVKRTLEKEAAFPLILDEIGTFGRDDYPRILWAGVEFEQRLFDVQKKVYQACLETGFSLDPKPFKPHITLARKYNGEEAFSLQQASSLTGLESKSFLASAITLYQTHIGASPSYEPICSIQLQ
- the dat gene encoding D-amino-acid transaminase; amino-acid sequence: MGNLIFNGELITRSAVKIDVEDRGYQFGDGVYEVIRVYNGRLFASEMHLKRLFESAKFIRIKVPFTLDELKAKLEALIVKDGLTFGIVYMQLTRGASPRNHAFPTEEVEPVFVAYTKEIPYAGEVKPGVKALLTDDVRWLRCNIKSLNLLGNILAKQEAVEAGCAEAVLHRDGIVTEGSSSNVSIIVDGTLKTHPANNLILNGITRQVMLQLCQANGIPVVEEAFSIADVLAADEVLYTSTGVEVTPIVSIDGKMINDGQTGPITRQLQVYFREEIERQCGMLKA